From one Ooceraea biroi isolate clonal line C1 chromosome 7, Obir_v5.4, whole genome shotgun sequence genomic stretch:
- the LOC105282407 gene encoding 40S ribosomal protein S25 isoform X1 yields MCNLSLQPPKKDTKGSSKQPQKTQKKKEGGSGGKAKKKKWSKGKVRDKLNNQVLFDKPTYEKLLKEVPQYKLITPSIVSERLKIRGSLARRALIELQQKGLIKQVVQHHAQLIYTRTTKGDDPAV; encoded by the exons ATGTGTAATTTGTCGTTACAGCCACCAAAAAAGGATACTAAGGGCTCATCGAAGCAACCTCAGAAAACccagaagaagaaggagggtGGATCTGGTGGAAAAGCCAAGAAGAAG AAGTGGTCCAAAGGAAAAGTACGTGACAAGTTGAACAATCAGGTGCTTTTTGACAAGCCTACCTATGAAAAGTTGCTGAAGGAAGTACCACAGTACAAACTGATCACTCCCTCGATCGTTAGTGAGAGGTTGAAGATTAGGGGATCCCTGGCGAGACGGGCGCTCATAGAGCTTCAACAAAAAGGCTTGATCAAGCAGGTCGTGCAGCATCATGCACAACTCATCTATACGCGTACTACTAAAGGAGACGATCCAGCAGTGTAA
- the LOC105282405 gene encoding 60S ribosomal protein L21, translating into MTNSKGYRRGTRYLFSRKFRRHGTIPLSSYMKTYKVGDIVDIKGNGAVQKGMPYKVYHGKTGRVFNVTAHALGVIVNKRVRGRIIAKRINVRIEHVSHSKCRDDFLKRVKENEKLRKEAKEKNIRVQLKRQPAEPSKAHIVSGREAPILLAPIPYEFIA; encoded by the coding sequence ATGACGAACTCAAAGGGTTACCGACGTGGTACAAGATACCTGTTCTCCCGTAAATTTCGGAGACATGGAACTATTCCACTGTCTTCGTACATGAAGACGTACAAAGTTGGAGACATTGTTGACATTAAGGGAAATGGAGCTGTGCAGAAGGGTATGCCATACAAGGTTTATCACGGCAAGACTGGCCGCGTATTTAACGTGACGGCGCATGCGTTGGGAGTGATAGTAAATAAGAGAGTGCGAGGCCGCATCATCGCCAAGAGGATCAACGTACGCATCGAGCACGTGAGCCACTCGAAGTGCCGGGATGACTTCCTCAAGCGCGTGAAGGAAAACGAGAAGCTGAGGAAAgaagcaaaagaaaagaacattCGCGTTCAACTTAAGAGGCAGCCAGCCGAACCATCCAAAGCACATATTGTGTCGGGACGCGAAGCACCGATCCTGCTTGCACCTATTCCATATGAATTTAttgcttaa
- the LOC105282407 gene encoding 40S ribosomal protein S25 isoform X2 has translation MPPKKDTKGSSKQPQKTQKKKEGGSGGKAKKKKWSKGKVRDKLNNQVLFDKPTYEKLLKEVPQYKLITPSIVSERLKIRGSLARRALIELQQKGLIKQVVQHHAQLIYTRTTKGDDPAV, from the exons ATG CCACCAAAAAAGGATACTAAGGGCTCATCGAAGCAACCTCAGAAAACccagaagaagaaggagggtGGATCTGGTGGAAAAGCCAAGAAGAAG AAGTGGTCCAAAGGAAAAGTACGTGACAAGTTGAACAATCAGGTGCTTTTTGACAAGCCTACCTATGAAAAGTTGCTGAAGGAAGTACCACAGTACAAACTGATCACTCCCTCGATCGTTAGTGAGAGGTTGAAGATTAGGGGATCCCTGGCGAGACGGGCGCTCATAGAGCTTCAACAAAAAGGCTTGATCAAGCAGGTCGTGCAGCATCATGCACAACTCATCTATACGCGTACTACTAAAGGAGACGATCCAGCAGTGTAA
- the LOC105282404 gene encoding zinc transporter 7, with amino-acid sequence MLPLSHSPRDSRSNFRSKVREKLLGWKRLIFSDQNTRNLFLFLLLNLSFAFVELLYGIWTNSLGLISDSFHMFFDCTGLLFGLAASVITRWRANERYSYGYVRAEVLGGFVNGLLLLFIALFIMSEAVERSIEPPEIKHERLFVVSVLGLIVNLVGICAFKHGHGHGHGHGHSHGHGTGGHGHSHSHSHDNHGYSLLNHNYDHHDIEMEASFSGTNSQIMKGVFLHILADTLGSVGVIVSAVLMQMFGWMIADPICSMLIAVLIVLSVISLIKDSWEVLMQRQPRALDHVLPQCYNKVTQMPGVYSVQEPHFWTLCSDVYVGCLKLEVAREVDPKTVVMTTQKIFQAAGVRQLTVQLDYAPM; translated from the coding sequence ATGCTGCCACTTTCACACAGTCCGCGTGACTCACGTTCCAACTTTCGCAGTAAAGTCAGGGAGAAGCTACTAGGCTGGAAGCGTCTCATCTTTTCCGATCAGAACACTCGGAACTTGTTCCTGTTTCTACTGCTCAATTTGTCCTTCGCCTTCGTCGAGTTGTTATATGGAATATGGACCAACAGCCTCGGCCTCATCTCCGACAGTTTTCACATGTTCTTCGACTGTACCGGTTTACTCTTTGGCTTAGCGGCGTCCGTCATCACGAGGTGGCGAGCAAACGAAAGATATTCATACGGATATGTTAGAGCCGAGGTACTGGGTGGTTTTGTGAACGGACTGCTCCTCCTGTTCATCGCTCTGTTCATTATGTCGGAGGCAGTGGAGAGATCTATCGAACCACCGGAGATCAAGCACGAGAGACTCTTTGTCGTTTCCGTGTTAGGACTTATAGTGAATTTAGTAGGAATATGCGCGTTTAAGCACGGACACGGCCATGGCCACGGTCATGGTCACAGCCATGGACATGGTACAGGTGGTCATGGTCACTCTCACTCCCATTCCCACGACAATCACGGCTACTCTCTCCTGAATCACAATTACGACCACCACGACATTGAGATGGAGGCATCATTCAGCGGCACGAACTCGCAAATCATGAAGGGCGTGTTCCTGCACATACTGGCGGACACCCTCGGCTCTGTGGGCGTGATCGTGTCGGCCGTGTTGATGCAAATGTTCGGTTGGATGATCGCCGATCCGATTTGCTCCATGCTCATAGCAGTATTGATAGTGTTAAGTGTAATCTCGTTGATAAAAGACTCGTGGGAAGTGCTGATGCAGAGACAACCCAGAGCCCTAGACCACGTTCTACCGCAGTGCTACAATAAGGTGACGCAAATGCCGGGCGTGTACAGCGTCCAGGAGCCGCACTTTTGGACGCTCTGCTCGGACGTGTACGTCGGATGCCTGAAACTCGAGGTGGCTAGAGAAGTCGATCCGAAAACGGTTGTGATGACGACGCAGAAGATTTTCCAGGCGGCCGGTGTGAGACAACTTACAGTCCAGCTGGATTACGCTCCCATGTGA